The Planctomycetota bacterium genome has a segment encoding these proteins:
- a CDS encoding sulfatase produces METHDRPHIVLIVLEDSGLLLGCSGDPVARTPNLDALAARGCRWMNLFSTAPVCAPARSSLITGRYPQRVGTHHMRSTLRKSPPLFTQRLREAGYFVSWPTKTDFNLDPATADGVAWRDDDQRWEQRLATGTLNDRPTFLYINFNGTHESGMWSMPGPDDRPGPAGWTGDGRPLVPDPRDVPVPPYLPDTPEVRTDIARHYRNLEYVDAQVGGVLEALEASGRADSTCVMVIADHGRGLAREKRWCYPAGLRVPMITAGPGIEAGTIRHKPVSMVDIPATILDLAGAGPMGDGRSVFAGEPRTLAFFGRDRMDEAYDCVRGCTDGRWFYLRNDFPDIARGQRNQYMEYMATTQVMRRMLAEGALESPADVWFRLRTAEELYDLDADPHAVRNLADDPAHTAKLAELSAAVEGWRDDTGDLGRVPERELVRRGLVDDRLTEYAEKLAALPPDRQPPGRCGLIERPTT; encoded by the coding sequence ATGGAGACGCACGACCGGCCGCACATCGTTTTGATCGTTCTCGAGGACTCGGGCCTGCTGCTCGGATGCAGCGGCGATCCGGTCGCGCGGACGCCCAACCTCGACGCACTCGCGGCACGAGGCTGTCGTTGGATGAACCTGTTCTCCACCGCCCCCGTCTGCGCACCGGCGCGGTCGTCGCTGATCACCGGGCGATATCCGCAGCGCGTCGGAACGCACCACATGCGCTCGACGCTGCGGAAATCCCCGCCGTTGTTCACGCAGCGCTTGCGTGAGGCCGGGTACTTCGTCTCATGGCCGACCAAGACCGACTTCAATCTCGACCCTGCCACCGCTGACGGTGTGGCTTGGCGTGACGACGACCAACGCTGGGAACAGCGTCTTGCCACGGGCACGCTCAACGACCGGCCGACGTTTCTGTATATCAACTTCAACGGCACGCACGAGAGCGGGATGTGGTCGATGCCGGGGCCGGACGATCGGCCGGGACCGGCGGGTTGGACGGGAGACGGCCGGCCGCTCGTGCCCGACCCGCGCGACGTACCGGTGCCGCCGTACCTGCCCGACACGCCGGAGGTTCGTACCGACATCGCTCGCCACTACCGCAATCTCGAGTACGTCGACGCACAGGTCGGCGGCGTGCTCGAAGCTTTGGAAGCCAGCGGGCGGGCTGACTCGACGTGCGTGATGGTCATCGCCGATCACGGCCGAGGTCTTGCGCGGGAAAAGCGATGGTGCTACCCGGCGGGCCTGCGTGTCCCGATGATCACCGCCGGGCCCGGCATCGAAGCCGGCACGATTCGACACAAGCCGGTGTCCATGGTCGACATCCCCGCGACGATTCTCGACCTCGCGGGTGCCGGACCGATGGGCGACGGGCGCTCGGTGTTCGCCGGAGAGCCACGGACGTTGGCCTTCTTCGGACGTGACCGGATGGACGAGGCGTACGACTGCGTGCGCGGCTGCACCGACGGCCGTTGGTTCTACCTCCGCAACGACTTCCCCGACATCGCTCGTGGACAGCGCAACCAATACATGGAGTACATGGCCACGACGCAGGTCATGCGCCGCATGCTCGCCGAGGGGGCACTCGAGTCGCCGGCGGATGTGTGGTTCAGGCTGCGGACGGCCGAGGAGTTGTACGACCTCGACGCCGACCCGCACGCGGTCCGCAATCTCGCCGACGACCCGGCCCACACGGCCAAGCTCGCCGAGCTGTCAGCGGCGGTCGAAGGCTGGCGCGACGATACCGGCGACCTGGGCCGAGTCCCCGAGCGCGAGCTCGTCAGACGCGGCCTCGTCGACGACCGCCTGACCGAGTACGCCGAGAAGCTCGCTGCCCTGCCACCGGATAGACAACCGCCCGGACGCTGCGGGTTGATCGAACGACCCACGACCTAA
- a CDS encoding FAD-dependent oxidoreductase has translation MNTNASEPAIHATRDDGKAFPRLTDDQVARAARFGEVETLPSGTVIFQRGETKVDFFIVLRGRVEIYDDGVCDEDGTPTVIHVHREHGFTGELDLFSGRKILVSGRLATDDGQPGQVLRVPRQVFARLMSAEPDVGDVVLRAFILRRLGLIDNAQGGVLLIGLRGAGETLRLERFLRRNGYPLRVLHIDDADTKAEANEVLAERDMTDAALPVLVCSETHTLSRPSIAQVGECLGLTESPEPGLTYDVAVVGAGPAGLAASVYAASEGLRTLVIEGEAPGGQAGTSSRIENYLGFPTGVSGWELAARAEHQAQKFGATLLVPRRAERLERSDAGGYLLHLDRGAPVRARTIVIACGARWRTLDLQDYEKFENNGIHYAATAIEADACRDKKVVVIGGGNSAGQAAVFLSGRASCVHMLVRREGLAASMSDYLVQRIEASDKINLLCNTRVTGLEGDDRLERITWQTGDDTPTTHDIQHLFPMIGAMPNSDWLDGVIERDDRGFIKTGSAITSPTGNRPPHALETSLPGVFAVGDIRDASVKRVASAVGEGSVCIQDVHNVLAEQATHR, from the coding sequence GTGAACACCAACGCATCCGAGCCCGCGATTCACGCAACCCGCGACGATGGCAAAGCGTTTCCGCGACTGACCGACGATCAGGTCGCCCGCGCCGCCAGGTTCGGCGAGGTCGAAACGCTCCCGAGCGGCACCGTCATCTTCCAGCGTGGCGAAACGAAGGTCGACTTCTTCATCGTGCTACGCGGCCGGGTCGAGATCTACGACGATGGCGTCTGCGATGAAGACGGCACGCCGACGGTGATCCACGTGCATCGCGAGCACGGTTTCACCGGCGAACTCGACCTGTTCAGCGGTCGCAAGATTCTCGTGAGCGGCCGGCTCGCGACCGACGACGGCCAACCGGGCCAAGTGCTACGCGTGCCACGGCAGGTGTTCGCCCGGCTCATGTCCGCCGAGCCCGACGTGGGCGACGTGGTGCTGCGGGCGTTCATCCTGCGTCGGCTAGGCCTGATCGACAACGCACAGGGCGGCGTGTTGCTCATCGGATTACGCGGTGCCGGCGAAACGCTGCGGCTCGAGCGTTTTCTTCGCCGTAACGGCTATCCGCTACGCGTCCTCCACATCGATGACGCGGACACCAAGGCCGAGGCCAACGAGGTGCTGGCCGAGCGCGACATGACCGACGCGGCGTTGCCGGTCCTCGTCTGCTCCGAGACGCACACCCTCTCGCGTCCGAGCATCGCGCAGGTCGGCGAATGCCTCGGCCTGACCGAATCGCCCGAGCCGGGGTTGACGTACGACGTCGCGGTTGTCGGCGCGGGTCCGGCCGGACTGGCCGCGTCGGTGTACGCCGCGAGCGAAGGTTTGCGAACGCTCGTGATTGAGGGTGAAGCACCCGGCGGGCAGGCGGGAACGAGCAGCCGGATCGAGAACTACCTCGGCTTTCCCACCGGCGTGAGCGGGTGGGAACTGGCCGCGCGTGCGGAACACCAAGCCCAGAAGTTCGGCGCGACGCTGCTCGTCCCGCGGCGGGCCGAGCGCTTGGAACGATCCGACGCCGGCGGCTACCTGTTGCACCTCGACCGAGGGGCACCGGTCCGGGCACGCACCATCGTCATCGCTTGCGGGGCACGCTGGCGGACACTGGATCTGCAAGACTACGAGAAGTTCGAGAACAACGGCATTCACTACGCGGCGACCGCCATCGAGGCCGACGCGTGTCGTGACAAGAAGGTCGTCGTGATCGGCGGCGGCAACTCCGCCGGCCAAGCCGCCGTGTTCCTGTCGGGACGGGCGAGCTGCGTTCACATGCTCGTCCGCCGCGAGGGACTCGCCGCGTCCATGAGTGACTACCTCGTCCAGCGCATCGAAGCATCCGACAAAATCAACCTGCTTTGCAACACGCGGGTCACCGGGCTCGAGGGCGACGACCGGCTCGAACGCATCACCTGGCAAACCGGCGACGACACACCAACCACCCACGACATCCAACACCTCTTTCCGATGATCGGGGCCATGCCCAACAGCGACTGGCTCGACGGCGTCATCGAGCGGGACGACCGCGGCTTCATCAAGACCGGCTCGGCCATCACATCACCCACCGGTAACCGGCCGCCACACGCACTCGAAACAAGCCTGCCCGGCGTGTTCGCCGTCGGAGACATCCGCGACGCCTCCGTTAAGCGGGTTGCGTCCGCCGTTGGTGAAGGATCGGTTTGCATCCAGGACGTCCACAACGTCTTGGCCGAACAAGCGACGCACCGGTAA
- a CDS encoding proline dehydrogenase family protein, which produces MALLNWFGRDTSAPSDRIHAIGRELLERARAHESSFLSGKFWNDKLMAWSMKDPAFKTQLFRFVDVFPNLRNKDAVHRHLTDYLSQPGVKLPPGLGLGMAAGGLAQGTFVKTVTGRIEQMASTFIAGTDAADALPKLRKLWDRKLAFSVDLLGEACISDAEADVYQQRYLDLIEGLPSAVGDWPDQPLLERDHLGTIPRVNVSVKASSLVAKLDPIDFDGCIDRCMERLVPVLESASRRGVFVNFDMESHATKDLTIALFQRCCEAVDFEAGIALQAYLRSGDDDAAKLIDWTKRIGRQITVRLVKGAYWDYETIHAQQMGWPIPVWSEKPDTDACFERMSVALLDATPRGSEGGIRLALGSHNVRSIAAALAKLETVDLPSEAIELQMLHGMADSLKAAAVERGLRVREYVPVGELIPGMAYLVRRLLENTSNESWLLASNAKGADIDALLAAPEASRSGKTPEQVGFTNEPPRDFADERQREAFAQAANRTDSPSPPTNVREVDEIVGTAARSSADWRECPVAERAKCLHEAAATMRQRRDQLAAAIIAENHKGWHDADAEVCEAIDFCEFYAAEATALFKRERLPSFTGEINELTHEPRGFVAVISPWNFPLAITCGMTVAALVTGNTVIVKPAEQTPCIAAVMCELLWEAGVPRDVLHLAPGAGETVGAALARHPRVDMVAFTGSAEVGRDILRAAVEHPPAGALARHVVCETGGKNALIVDASADLDEAVVGVRDSAFGFQGQKCSACSRAIVVGDAYEPFLERLIESTRSLIVGDPRDPGTDVGPMIDTDAAAKARRYINLGRDHCALAIDTDGDNVVGPHIFTDLPADHPILTDEIFGPVLAVIRVDDFDHALRLALDVPYRLTGGVFSRTPEHLTVAAERFAVGNLYLNRGITGALVARQPFGGFGSSGLGTKAGGRDYLKQFVVPRVTTENAMRRGFAPD; this is translated from the coding sequence ATGGCGTTGCTCAACTGGTTCGGTCGTGACACCTCCGCACCGTCCGACCGCATCCACGCCATCGGCCGCGAGTTGCTCGAACGAGCCCGCGCTCACGAATCATCCTTTCTTTCGGGCAAGTTCTGGAACGACAAGCTGATGGCCTGGTCGATGAAGGACCCGGCGTTCAAGACCCAGCTCTTCCGTTTCGTCGACGTCTTCCCCAACCTACGTAACAAGGACGCGGTGCATCGGCACCTGACCGATTATCTGAGCCAGCCGGGCGTAAAGCTGCCGCCGGGGCTCGGGCTTGGCATGGCGGCCGGCGGACTCGCGCAGGGCACGTTCGTCAAGACGGTCACCGGTCGGATCGAGCAGATGGCGTCGACGTTCATCGCCGGCACCGACGCGGCCGACGCGCTACCGAAACTCCGCAAGCTCTGGGATCGCAAGCTCGCGTTCAGCGTCGACCTGCTCGGCGAGGCGTGCATCTCCGATGCCGAAGCCGACGTGTATCAGCAACGTTACCTCGACCTGATCGAAGGCTTGCCCAGCGCGGTCGGCGATTGGCCCGATCAGCCGCTGCTCGAACGCGATCACCTCGGCACGATCCCGCGGGTCAATGTCAGCGTCAAGGCGTCGAGCCTCGTCGCAAAGCTCGACCCGATCGACTTCGACGGCTGCATCGACCGGTGCATGGAGCGGCTGGTTCCCGTGCTCGAATCGGCGAGCCGGCGTGGGGTGTTCGTCAACTTCGACATGGAGAGCCACGCGACCAAGGACCTGACGATCGCCCTGTTTCAACGATGCTGCGAGGCGGTCGACTTCGAGGCCGGCATCGCGCTGCAGGCCTATCTGCGCAGCGGTGACGATGACGCGGCGAAGCTCATCGACTGGACCAAGAGGATCGGCCGACAAATCACCGTGCGTCTGGTCAAGGGCGCATACTGGGACTACGAAACGATCCACGCCCAACAGATGGGTTGGCCGATCCCGGTGTGGTCGGAGAAGCCGGACACCGACGCGTGCTTTGAGCGGATGAGTGTCGCCTTGCTCGACGCAACACCGCGCGGCAGTGAGGGCGGAATCAGGCTCGCGCTCGGCAGCCACAACGTCCGCTCCATCGCGGCGGCGCTAGCCAAACTCGAAACAGTCGACCTGCCGAGCGAGGCGATCGAGTTGCAGATGCTCCACGGCATGGCCGACAGCCTGAAAGCCGCCGCCGTCGAGCGCGGCTTGCGGGTGAGAGAGTATGTCCCGGTCGGCGAACTGATCCCCGGCATGGCATATCTGGTTCGACGGCTGTTGGAGAACACGAGCAACGAGAGTTGGCTTCTCGCGAGCAACGCGAAAGGCGCCGATATCGACGCCCTGCTCGCCGCACCGGAAGCCTCGCGGTCCGGCAAGACGCCCGAGCAAGTCGGTTTCACCAACGAGCCGCCCCGTGACTTCGCCGACGAGCGACAACGCGAGGCTTTCGCTCAAGCCGCCAACCGGACAGACTCCCCAAGTCCGCCGACGAACGTTCGCGAGGTCGACGAGATCGTCGGCACCGCCGCCCGATCCTCCGCCGATTGGCGCGAGTGTCCCGTGGCGGAGCGGGCAAAGTGCCTCCACGAAGCAGCTGCGACGATGCGTCAGCGCCGCGACCAACTCGCCGCCGCGATCATCGCCGAGAATCACAAGGGTTGGCACGACGCCGACGCGGAAGTCTGCGAGGCGATCGACTTCTGCGAATTCTACGCGGCGGAAGCCACCGCCCTGTTCAAGCGAGAGCGCCTACCGAGCTTCACCGGGGAGATCAACGAGCTGACCCACGAGCCGCGCGGCTTCGTCGCCGTCATCAGCCCGTGGAACTTTCCGCTCGCGATCACCTGCGGCATGACGGTGGCCGCGCTGGTCACCGGCAACACGGTCATCGTCAAACCCGCCGAGCAAACACCATGCATCGCGGCGGTGATGTGCGAGCTGCTTTGGGAGGCGGGTGTGCCGCGTGACGTGTTGCACCTTGCCCCCGGCGCTGGCGAAACCGTGGGTGCCGCCCTCGCCCGACACCCACGGGTGGACATGGTCGCGTTCACCGGCAGTGCCGAGGTCGGCCGCGACATCCTCCGCGCCGCCGTCGAGCACCCGCCGGCCGGTGCGCTGGCCCGTCACGTCGTCTGCGAGACCGGCGGGAAGAACGCGCTGATCGTCGACGCCTCGGCCGATCTCGACGAAGCCGTTGTCGGCGTCCGCGATTCGGCGTTCGGCTTTCAGGGGCAAAAGTGCAGCGCGTGCAGCCGGGCGATCGTCGTGGGGGATGCGTACGAGCCATTCCTCGAACGGCTCATCGAATCAACCCGGTCACTCATCGTCGGCGACCCACGTGATCCCGGCACCGACGTAGGCCCGATGATCGACACCGACGCCGCCGCCAAGGCACGGCGCTACATCAACCTCGGCCGTGATCACTGCGCGCTTGCCATCGACACCGATGGTGACAACGTCGTCGGCCCACACATCTTCACCGACCTTCCCGCCGATCATCCGATCCTCACCGACGAGATATTCGGTCCGGTGCTCGCGGTGATCCGTGTCGACGACTTCGACCACGCCTTGCGACTCGCGTTGGACGTGCCCTATCGCCTCACCGGCGGCGTGTTCAGCCGAACGCCCGAGCATCTCACCGTCGCCGCCGAGCGCTTCGCCGTCGGCAATCTCTATCTCAATCGCGGCATCACCGGCGCACTCGTCGCCCGCCAACCTTTCGGCGGCTTCGGCAGCAGCGGGCTCGGCACCAAGGCCGGTGGCCGCGATTATCTCAAGCAGTTCGTCGTGCCGCGCGTCACGACCGAAAACGCCATGCGTCGCGGGTTCGCGCCGGACTGA
- a CDS encoding LysR substrate-binding domain-containing protein: MEIHQLRYFLAVAERGGMREAARSAHVTQPSLSKQIKKLENELGQRLFERSSLGAVLTPAGEALLPRARAILADVDTVADSVRCEVGQRPLSLAAGAIPTMAPLLPKLVRGTRGRFRQLPIRLHENLTQHLVADVAGGTLDFAILSTPVRHDRLEIEVIGNEPLLVALPAGHRLAKRKHVTLHQLKNEPAVVLDDVHCLGQQISDYCTNRDIGSHVICRSTQISTVIGLVRLGFGHALVPDMCAEGDGVRFVEIARDKPRREIALAWPKTRPRSAEATFAADVLRRLFQ; this comes from the coding sequence ATGGAAATTCACCAACTGCGCTACTTTCTCGCCGTCGCCGAGCGTGGCGGCATGCGCGAAGCCGCCCGGTCGGCCCACGTCACGCAACCCAGCCTGAGCAAGCAGATCAAAAAGCTCGAGAATGAGTTGGGCCAACGGCTCTTCGAGCGATCAAGCCTCGGGGCCGTGCTCACGCCCGCCGGCGAAGCGCTGCTGCCCAGGGCCCGGGCCATCCTGGCCGACGTCGATACGGTCGCGGACTCGGTGCGTTGCGAGGTCGGCCAGCGACCGCTCTCACTGGCCGCCGGCGCGATCCCGACCATGGCCCCGTTGCTGCCCAAGCTCGTGCGCGGCACCCGCGGTCGGTTCCGGCAACTGCCCATCCGCCTCCACGAAAATCTCACGCAGCACCTCGTGGCCGACGTCGCCGGTGGCACGCTCGACTTCGCCATCCTCAGCACACCCGTCCGGCACGACCGGCTGGAGATCGAGGTCATCGGCAACGAGCCGCTTCTGGTCGCGCTGCCCGCCGGACACCGCCTGGCTAAGCGAAAGCACGTGACGCTGCACCAACTCAAGAACGAGCCGGCCGTCGTGCTCGACGACGTGCATTGCCTCGGCCAGCAAATCTCCGACTACTGCACCAACCGCGACATCGGCTCGCATGTCATCTGCCGCAGCACGCAGATCTCCACGGTTATCGGCTTGGTTCGGCTCGGCTTCGGTCATGCGTTGGTGCCGGACATGTGTGCCGAGGGCGACGGTGTTCGCTTCGTTGAGATCGCCCGCGACAAGCCCCGCCGTGAGATCGCGCTCGCTTGGCCCAAGACGCGTCCCCGCTCGGCCGAAGCAACGTTCGCCGCCGATGTCCTGCGGCGTCTGTTCCAGTAA